TTGCAAGTCAAAAAGTTATGTGGATTTGTAATGTTTTATTACCTCTATTCAAATTTAATTGGAAAGAGGTTTTTTATTATGTCTCGTAAAAATATTAAAAATCAAGCAAATCAAAACTTTTATATGCTACATAAAGCATTATTTGTTAATGAAAAATATAAAAAATTAAGTGATAGTGCCAAAGTTACTTATGCAATTCTCAACGATAGAGTTAGCTTGTCGATTAAAAATAATTGGGTCGATGATAATGGGGATATATATTTCATTTTTACAAATGAAAGTCTCCAGAATATATTAGATAAAAGCAAGAATACAATTACTAAAATAAAAAAAGAACTTCAAGCAGTAGGGTTACTTGAACAAATACGTACAGGATTTAATAAACCTAATAAATTATATTTGCATGATATAGAAACTAATATTAATGTAGAAAAAAGTATTCAATCCTCATCTATAACCTATAATGACAAGGAGTCCCAAATTTTGGGACTCCAGAATCCCGAATTTTGGGACTCCAGATTCTCAAAATTTGGGAGTCCAGAATCCCAAATTTTAGACCCTAATGATACTGATTATAATGATACTGATTATATTAAGACTGAGAATAATGATACGGATGATTTGAATGATAATAAACTAACTTTTCCTAGTAATCATACAAATCATTCAAATCACGACAATTCAAACTTTAATAATGAGGCTTTAAAATTTCAATTACTCGAAGAATTACCACAAAGTATTAAAAACTATCTAAGTAACTTTGAAGTAGCTGAAATTAAAATTATCAAAACTGTATTATTAAAAGCCAAAACATCTTTCAACAATGCGATTGATAGCTACTACTTGTTAGAAGATATGGAAATAGAAATACTTCATGTTCTTAAACGTTTCAAAGCTATGCTTATTCAAAAAAATGAAACCGTTGTATCAATGCAAGGATACTTAATGAAATCTCTTAAGTCTGAATTCGCTGAAATGCATACGCTTAATAAACGACGTGATCATTTACCAATCACTTCTTTATTTAATTAATAATGATTGATTTAGAGAGCATCTTTAAATAGATGTTCTCTTTTTTTATTAATCAAGTGGTTGCTAAGGCAACCACCTAGACCAAACGAAAGGTAAGGGAGGAGATAACAAAATAACATCAATACAATGTCACAATTTCACAACATAGCATGCTGCTATTAAAGAAAGGAGGATCACTTATGCGTAATAAGAAAAAGATTAAAGTTACTTTGGCATTAATTAATGTTCTCTTAACGGCAGTCGAATTTTATCTTCAATGGCAATTGAGTAAATCTGAAAATGAACTGTAGTTAAGCAAGTAGGTAGGACTAAAACGTTTCTGTTTTAGTCCTATTTTTTTCTATAAACGGTTATTATTCGTTTAAAAATGGCTCAAAAACGTCGCATAAGATGAAAAATAAAATGATCATTTAGCGTTGTTTTAACTTTTAAAAATGTAAAAACGGTTAACATTTTTATATTTTTTAGCAATCTTTCTCAATTATAAAAGTGACTTAATAAAATCGTTTTTGTCATTTATTTTGTTAATGATCGGAAAGATAAAGTTGAATTTATCATTCCATAAAATCAAAATTCAGATTCAATTGATATACATCATAAACAAAAAGTAAGTCGTTAATGTTCAAGACATGGGTCGAATGTAATTTTAAATTTGATTTTTTCTATCCCAAACTAAGTAACTATTTTTACTTAGTTTTCTCTTTTTTTATCTCCAATTATTTTACTAACAATGCTTATTTTGAAAATAAAAATAAGCACTTAAAGTAAAAAGTGAAGAAAAAAATAGATACTTTTGTCTTCAAACAAGTTTTGTTTTTGGAAATATTACAAACATGAGAGTCTTTTTAAAGAGTATTTGACATGAGCATAAGGAAATCTAGTACCACCTTTGGTGGTATTCAGCATAGCTGAAAGATTTACCTTTTATTCGTTCTACTCAATTGTTCATCATAAATAGCTTAAAAGCTTTATATACAGGTGATTATGAGCATTCTTATACATTGGACTGAAGGGTGTAATATAACGCTTTAATACAGACTCTTTACAATTATTACAAGACCACTTTTAATTGTCTGAATACTCCTTTTTTTGTTGATTTCATAGGCCTCAGGCGACGTCGAGACTCTTAAGAGTCTTAATTTTTTTAACCAAAGACTCTTAAGACTCCTACTTTTAGTATTAATTTCAACAACAAAATCACTAAAAGCGTAATCTAAGCAATTCATACATTTGTTTCACTTTTTGAAATTGATTAAATACTTTTTTCTCAATATCAAATTCAATAATGATCATATTATTTATTTTTAAGTTCAAAAAAAGAGAAAGAATAAAACAATTTTTATACGTTTCTATGCTCAATTTTATTAAAAAGTGACTCGAAATAAAGAGCTAAGTATTATTTATTTTAGACTGTCTAAAGAAATAAAAGAGAACGGAAAACATGCCCAATTGCATTTTCTAAAAAAGATGAATTTTTTGTAATATTTTTGTAATCCGGATGACTTTTTGTTACATTTCTGTAATAATCATAGATGAATTATAAATAATTAGGAGGGTTTTTATGAAGAAATTTTCTAAAATTGTTCTAGCTAGCGGTATTGTTTTGGGTTTCTCTGTAACGCCCGAACTATTTAATGCAACGGAAGCACAGGCGCAAGAGTCTATTGAACCTTATTATAATTATGATGGTTATACTGCGTATCAAAGTGGATTTATATTAGACAAAAATTTCAAAGAGTCATTGAAATACGACAATTTTACTATCAACGGCTATCAAATATCAAAAAATCAAACAGGTAACAATCGAATAAATTTATACGATCAAACCCTTTATGGTGTGTCTGAGAATAAAGCTAACGGTGTTTTCTTCTCTCTCGATGGAAAATCTATTAATAAAAATACTTTAATTCAAAATTATGGCAAACCAAATTCTTACTCTCCTACTTCAGCATGGGGTGAAGAATATATGTACAAAATTGGTAATAAAGATGTCAGATTTTATATTTACAATGGCTATGTGATTAAATGTCAAATTATAAGTGAATAAGACAGTTTAGGTATAAAACGTGAGGTAAGTTGCAAGTTCACTTACTTCACGTTTTTTTATTTAAAGTGGATAAAATAAATAATAGGACACGCATTTATGCCGAGAAAATTTATTGATGTTGAGAAGAGGCATTAACTAAACTTGTAGACGAATGTCGGTATAGCGTGAGCTATTAAACCGACCATTCGACAAGTTTTGGGATTGTTAAGGGTGCCGAGGCTCAACATCAATAAAGTAATTGGAATAAAGCAATGTTTTTAGTAAATTAAAAAGAAAAGGGGTTTTTTTATGAAGCTATACGTTAACGAAATTGTTAGAACAAATAACTTTGAAGATGATGATATTATGAATAAAATTTTAGGGATGTGGGATACTTTTTATAAAAATAATGATGATTATAAAGGGAAAGTATATGCAATTTATCATGATTATGAATCGGATTATAAAGGTGATTATTCATTAGCTTTGTGTACAGAAGATATTTCGGCAGATAAATTTTTCGAAGTTGACTTTGCTAATAGTATTGAATACAAGTGTTCTGGAAAAGATGAAATTGCAAACGTATGGAAACGTATTTGGGAAGATGAAGAAGAGAACAAAATTCAAAGAAAATATGATATTGATTGCGAAGAATATAAAGAAGATGGGTCAGTTGTTATACATCTTTTTTAGCTTTTATGAAACGAGTTTCTTCTTGTCTTGATACTATAAAAATAAGCAAAGATATAACATAAAATGACTTATCGGAAGTAGATATGCTTGTATATTCACAGATGGTATAATAATAGAGTCGCCTATCTCTCAGGCGTCAATTGACGAAGAGAGGAGGTGCATTACTTTGCTAATCATTTTCGTTCACATCATAGCACCAGTCATCAGTGGCTGTGCTGTTGCGTATTATACTTATTGGCTTAGTAAACGCAACAAATAATTAATAGGCGACTTTATAAGCCAGCATCGAAAAAATCCCCACACTATTGCAGTAGTGTGGGGATTGGTGCATTAATTGTTAATCATTTTCGTTATCTAGATTATAACACTGTTGAGTAGAGAAATGCAAAATTAGTATCTATATAGGAGGATGAAATAAAATAGAGAGTTTTATAGGATTTCTAACAATCTTTTTCTTTGCAACAGAACCATAAAATTAAAGCGAAAAAAGGACGTAAAATAGAATGGCTAGAGTTTACTTTTGATGCTGAGAAACGCATCCATAGTAAGCGACAACCTCAAATGGCGAATGTAGGCCAACCCAAACAATATATCAGTCGAGAAAAAACGCCAAAATGGCTACATGAAAAAAATCAAAACAATACAACTAGAGAAATGACTGAAGAAGAAAAAGCACTATTAAAAGAACAACAACAAGCATTTAGACAACAATTAGAACTAGATTG
This genomic stretch from Staphylococcus haemolyticus harbors:
- a CDS encoding replication initiator protein A: MSRKNIKNQANQNFYMLHKALFVNEKYKKLSDSAKVTYAILNDRVSLSIKNNWVDDNGDIYFIFTNESLQNILDKSKNTITKIKKELQAVGLLEQIRTGFNKPNKLYLHDIETNINVEKSIQSSSITYNDKESQILGLQNPEFWDSRFSKFGSPESQILDPNDTDYNDTDYIKTENNDTDDLNDNKLTFPSNHTNHSNHDNSNFNNEALKFQLLEELPQSIKNYLSNFEVAEIKIIKTVLLKAKTSFNNAIDSYYLLEDMEIEILHVLKRFKAMLIQKNETVVSMQGYLMKSLKSEFAEMHTLNKRRDHLPITSLFN
- the isaB gene encoding immunodominant staphylococcal antigen IsaB family protein, with the translated sequence MKKFSKIVLASGIVLGFSVTPELFNATEAQAQESIEPYYNYDGYTAYQSGFILDKNFKESLKYDNFTINGYQISKNQTGNNRINLYDQTLYGVSENKANGVFFSLDGKSINKNTLIQNYGKPNSYSPTSAWGEEYMYKIGNKDVRFYIYNGYVIKCQIISE
- a CDS encoding effector binding domain-containing protein, encoding MKLYVNEIVRTNNFEDDDIMNKILGMWDTFYKNNDDYKGKVYAIYHDYESDYKGDYSLALCTEDISADKFFEVDFANSIEYKCSGKDEIANVWKRIWEDEEENKIQRKYDIDCEEYKEDGSVVIHLF
- a CDS encoding type I toxin-antitoxin system Fst family toxin — protein: MLIIFVHIIAPVISGCAVAYYTYWLSKRNK